The Desulfovulcanus ferrireducens DNA segment GGGTCAGCCGTTGACGCCGTGGGTGAGTGTGGCTAGTGATCATTCTTTTGTTCCTTTGGGGTCTGTCTTGTTTTTGCAGACTCGACTTCCGGTTGAGGAAGGTAGAGAAAAGGAATTTTCAGGTCTGGTTCTGGCTCAGGATAGGGGTGGAGCCATTAATGGTAACCACTTTGACCTTTTTTGCGGCTCGGGCAGTCGTGCAGAATATATGGCCGGACATTTAAAAAAGAGGGCGGAAATTTTTCTATTGGTAAGAAAAAAATAGATGAATCTGTGGCCAAACCTTACATAAATAGAGGAAAAATTTTCATAATTTTTTTCAATCCTGATTTCTTTCATGCTGGTGCAAATGTCTGGAACCATCTATAGCTTGCTTGCGGACAGAGCATAATGGTACATTTAGGATAAATGAATATTATTTTTATTATCGATAGTTATGGTAAATAGTCCCGGATATTCAGTTTTGTCACCCCGATGCTCTGCTTATCCGCAAGCTTCGTCAAGATGGTTTGTCCAGCCCTTTGCAATGCTTTCAAGAAACCAGGATTTCTAATCTGGCAGTCAAAATGGGGTTTGGCCACAGATTCAGAAGCGCGAGACGGGAATTATAAAGATTATGCATGAAATAATCAGCAAAGACTCTCTTAAAAATCTCCTTCGTGATTGCTGGAGCCTACAATTAAAAAAAGTGACAGAATGGCATCAGAACGAGCCGGGATTGTTTTTAGACGAATTGGATGACCAAAGTGATTTGAGAGATATAGTTCTGGCCCAGCATTTGTGCAATTTTAAATTGTGGCATGTGGAGGATAAGGCCAGAAGGACAGACGTCAGCCCTGAGGTCATTGCCAATTGTAAAAGAGAAATTGATGGGTTAAACCAGCAGCGCAATGATCTTATTGAGAAGATGGATGCCTGGTTAGTACAAAGGATAGAAACCATACTGCCAAAAGAGGCGAAAACGAGATACAATACTGAAACCATTGGCTCTGCCCTGGACAGGATGTCGATTTTAAGCTTGAAAATTTATCATATGCAGGAGCAGACACAGCGTCAGGACGTTGACAAGGAGCATATTACCCGTTGCCGAGAAAAACTTGTCACTTTGTGGGAACAGCACGAAGATCTGGGGCAAAGTATTCTGGATTTGATCGAAGAATATGCTTTGGGATTAAAAAGACCCAAAGTTTATTTTCAGTTTAAAATGTATAATGATCCAAAGCTTAATCCTGAATTATATAGTAGGTCTAAGGGATAAGGATTAAGGTGTAAATTTGAAAAATGGAGTGTTATAAATGCCTGAATATGAGAGTGTAATTGGGTTGGAGGTCCATGCCCAACTAAAAACCAAAAGTAAAATTTTTTGTTCATGTTCCACAGAGTTCGGTAAGGATCCCAATGAGAATACCTGTCCGGTATGTATGGGTATGCCCGGGGTGTTGCCGGTACTGAATAAAAGGGCGGTGGAATATGCCGTTAAGATGGCATTGGCCGTGAATTGTAAGGTTAACAAAAAGTCAATTTTTGCCCGCAAAAATTATTTTTATCCGGATTTACCCAAAGGTTATCAGATTTCACAATACGAACTGCCTGTGGCTGAGCATGGCTATATTACTATTCAAGTGGGTGGAAAGGAAAAGAAAATCGGCATCACCCGGATTCATATGGAGGAAGACGCGGGCAAATCAGTTCACTCGTCAGCGGAAAATGTTAGTTTTGTGGATTTGAACCGCACAGGAGTACCCTTGATTGAGATTGTTTCTGAACCGGATATTCGCAGCCCGGAGGAAGCTGTAGCTTACTTAAAGGCCCTGCGTAGTATTTTGGTCTATTTAGATATCTGCGATGGAAACATGGAAGAGGGCAGTTTCCGCTGCGATGCCAATGTTTCTATTCGGCCCAAAGGGCAGAAAGAGTTCGGGACCAGGACTGAACTCAAGAATATGAATTCATTTCGTCACGTGCAGCGGGCTTTAGAATATGAGATAGAGCGTCAGATTGACCTGGTCGAAGATGGTGACAAAGTGGTTCAGGAAACCAGGCTCTATGATGCAGATAAAAATATTACCAAGCCCATGCGTGGTAAAGAAGAGGCCCATGATTATCGTTACTTCCCGGATCCTGATCTGGTACCATTGGTGCTGAAAGATGAGTGGATTGAGGCCTGGCAACAAGAGCTTCCGGAATTACCTGCTGCCAAACAGGACAGGTTTGTTCAGGAATACGATTTGCCGGTTTATGATGCGGAGGTGTTAACTGCGGAGAGAGATCTGGCAGATTTTTTTGAACAGACAGTAAAAATTTACAACCAGCCCAAAAAAATCAGCAACTGGATTATGGGCGAAGTCTTGCGCGAACTTAACGAGGCCAAAATAAATATTAGCCAGACTAAATTCAGACCGGAGAATTTGGCCAAACTGATAAAAATAATTGATGATGGTTTGATTAGCGGTAAAATCGGGAAGAGCATTTTCTCCGAAATTTTTAATACGGGTCAGGATCCCGAAGAATATGTTCGCGCCAAGGGCATGGTTCAGATCTCTGATAGCAGTGCTTTGGAACAGGTAGTGGAAGAGGTTTTGGCCAGTTTGCCCAGCGAAGTTGAGAGGTATAAGAGCGGTCAGACCAAGTTGCTCGGTTTTTTTGTTGGTCAAGTGATGAAAAAGACAAAAGGCCAGGCCAATCCAGGTTTGGTGAATAAAATTTTGAGAGAAAAGTTGAGTTAATTTATGAACCACATTTACTTCGACCCAGAAAAGAATGCCCTGGTCCTGCTCGATCAGCGCTGTTTACCTTTAAAGGAGGAGTGGTTTCTCTGCACTAACCTGGAAGATGTAATTTATGCCTTGAAAGAGATGGTCGTTCGAGGAGCACCGGCCATTGGGGTTACAGCGGCTTTTGGTTGTTATTTGTTGGCCCGGGAAGCGGCTGCCGCTGGAGACTGGAAGGCTAAAATAGACCAGGGGCTGAACGAATTATCGCAGGCCAGGCCCACAGCCGTTAATTTAGTTTGGGCTGTGGATTTTATGCGTTCGTCCTGGGAGAAGAGCCAAATCAATTCTCCTGTGGAACTTGCTCATTTGTGGCTTGAGCTGGCCCGGAAAATTCTAGCTGAAGATATAAGTATAAATAGAAAAATGGGTCGGTTTGGTGCGGAGCTGCTACATGATGGAGATGTGGTTATGACTCATTGCAATGCCGGAAGCCTGGCCACGGGTGGATATGGCACGGCCCTAGGAGTTATTCGGGCAGCTATCGAGGCTGGAAAAAAAATTGAGGTCATTGCCAATGAGACAAGGCCTTTTTTGCAGGGGGCAAGGCTTACGGCTTATGAGCTCAAGCAAGATGGTATTCCGGTTAAAGTGGCTTGCGATAATGCCGCGGCCTTACTTATGCGTAAAGGCTTGGTGAACAAGGTCATTGTGGGCGCAGACCGTATTGCCAGAAACGGCGATGTGGCCAATAAGATTGGCACATATGGAGTAGCTCTTCTGGCTAAGGCCCACAATATTCCGTTTTATGTGGCCGCACCAATGTCTACCATTGACCCAAAAACTCCAACCGGTGATGACATTACTATTGAAAAGAGACCGGCCAGTGAAGTAACCCATATCAATGGTCAAGCTGTTGTTCCGCCGGGGGTAGAGGTGTTTAACTTTGCCTTTGATATAACCCCAAACGAGCTTATAAGTGCTATTATTACAGAAAAGGGAGTGTTTAGGCCTCCATATAGTTTTGAGTCGTAATTCACGATTCATGAAAAAATGTGGCAAAGCAATTGTATTGTGTCTAAAGAGTCTGTGGTCAAATCTTACTCAAATGGATATTTTTTTATTATCGATAGTTATGGCGGCTAGTACCAGATATTCAGCTTTGTCACCTCGATGCTCTGCTTATCCGCAAGCTTCGCCAGGATGGCTTGCTCAACCCTTTGCAATGTTTTCAAGAAACCGGGCTTTCTAATCTGGTAGTCAAAATGGGGTTTGGCCATAGATTCTGAATAGAAACCTGAATCCGTAGAAAGTGAGCAAATTTTGTTTATTGACAACTAGCAATCCGGAAATTTTGTCAAACAGGCGAAAAAACTCCCTCGAAGGCAGCCTGAATTAAAGTTTTAACACGATTAGTTGGATTTATGGGGCTATATTTTCAGGTTTTTAAGCAAATTTTGGAGCTAACGACTTAAAAAGATTTTAATTAAGGTTGCCTAACTCGGTCAGACAGTTTTCTCTGTTTTGCAAAAGCCTCGGGTTGTTACAGAAGTCGTTGTTGGGTTAACCTTCACGGATCCGGGTAGAAATTAAAACCAAATTTGGATTTTGTATAAGTAACTCAACTTTTTGAGTTAATTTGCGAGCGCATTTTCTTCAATGCTGACAAAGACTTGGACACATCTAAGGCTTGCTTGCGGGCTGTGCATAATGGGGTTAGTCAATGGAATATTACTTAATGCCTTTTCTTATGATGGGTTTCGAAAGTTCGGTGGAATAACCTTCCTATGCACAGCACTTCCGCAATCTTCGCCAAGATGTGTTACCCAACCCGTTTGTAATGCATTTCAGAAAATGCACTCTTCAATTGTGTAGTAATTTGAGGATGTTAATCGTGTCAGAAAGTTGAGTAAGTAAATAATTATATCATTATTAATTTTAGGAGGAAATATGGCCTTAGATGAAAGAATTGTTACCGAAGCTATTATCACTAAATATTTTGAAAAGTTCAAAGAATGCCTGGACCTGGATGTGGCTATTGTCGGAGCCGGACCTTCAGGTATGACTGCTGCCTATAAGCTGGCTGAAAATGGACATAAGGTTGCCATTTTTGAGCGCAAGTTGTCCATTGGCGGTGGCATGTGGGGCGGAGGAATGACCTTTAATTATATCGTGGTTCAGGAAGAGAGTCGAAGAATTTTAGAAGAAGTTGGCCTGACTTTAGAAGAATTCAAGCCAGGTTATTATACTGTGGATGCCGTGGCAGCCACAACTACTTTGGCTTCAAAGGCCTGTCTTGCCGGTGCCAAAGTTTTTAACTGTATGAGTGTCGAAGATGTAGTGGTTAGAGAAGAAAACGGGCAAAAAAGGGTTTGTGGTTTGGTTATAAATTCCAGCCCCGTGGAAATCGCCGGTTTACACGTAGACCCTCTGGTCATTCATTCCAAGTTTGTAATCGAGGCAACAGGCCATGACACAGAGCTTTTACAGACCTTGCTCAGGAAAAATGATCTCAAGCTTCTCACTCCTTCAGGCAAGATTGAGGGTGAAAAATCCATGTGGGCCGAAGTTGCAGAAACTAACACGGTCAAGAATACTCGAGAAGTTTTCCCAGGTGTATATGTATGTGGAATGGCAGCCAACGCCAGCTTTGGTTCTTATCGTATGGGTCCTATCTTTGGTGGAATGCTTCTGTCCGGGGAGAAGGTGGCCAAAGAGATTGATGCCCGTTTAAAAGGCTAAGAGCCTAATAAGCAGGTTAAAAGGCAAAAGGTTAAGAGTATTAAGTTGTTAAAAGTTAGAATGCAACGTCAACTTACTCTTAACCTTTTTTAGATAAACTTTAGATCAGACAGGGTGGGTAAACGTGCTTCCTTTTGTAGTTATTGCTGGTCGTCCCAATGTGGGCAAGTCCACTCTTTTTAATCGTCTGATCGGTAAGAATAAGGCCCTGACTCACGATCGTCCAGGTGTTACCCGTGACCGCATCTATGGTGAGGTGCGCAGAGGAGGAACACCATTTGCTCTGGTCGATACGGGTGGTCTTATTCTGGATGCTGATGAGGGGATAGAAAAAGAAATTTTGGCCCAGGCCCAGGAGGCCATTGAGGCTGCCGACTTGGTTTTGTTGGTAGTGGATGGCCGGGAAGGGATAAATCCCCTGGATGAGCAACTGGCTGAAATGCTCAGGCAGAGCAACAAGCCCATCCATCTGGTGGTGAACAAGGTGGATGGGCTAGAAAAAGAAGATGCTCTGGTGCCTGAGTTTTATGAACTAGGATTTGACTTGACCCCGGTATCAGCAGCGCATGGACATAATATTACCGGGCTTATTGAGGAAATTCGAGCCAAATTGCCTCCAATAGAAAGGGAGCAGGAAGTTCAGGACAAAGCTCCTGGTCTTCGTCTAAGCTTACTTGGCCGCCCCAATGTGGGTAAGTCCTCCATGATTAATGCTTTAGTGGGAGAAAACAGGCTCATTGTCAGTCCCGTGGCCGGTACAACCAGGGACAGTGTTGATGTGACATTGGAAAAGGATGGAAAACTTTATACATTTGTGGACACTGCTGGGGTGCGCAAAAAGAGGCGAATTCGGGATAGTTTGGAACAGTTTAGTGTTTTGAGGGCTTTAAGGAGTAGCAAGAGGGCACAGGTGGTACTTTTGGTTCTGGATGCCCTGGAGGGAGTTCTGGCTCAGGATAAAAAGTTGCTTTCATTTCTGGATCGGGAGAAGACCCCGTTTATTGTGGTTGTAAATAAAATTGACCTCATCCCGCGGTCCAAGCTCGCTCAGCTTAAAGAATATTTCAGGCAGGAGCTTAGGTTTTGCAGTCACGCTCCTATAGTGTATACTTCCACAATTTCCAAGGCCGGTCTTGGGAGCCTACTGCCACTGGCCGAAAATCTGTGGGCTGAGTGCCAAAAAAGGGTAACTACCGGACTGTTGAACAGGTTAATCAAGGAGGCGACATACAGGCATCAGCCACCTTTGATTAAAGGCAAGCGGGCCAAATTTTATTATATGACACAGGCCGGGGTATGTCCTCCGGAGTTTGTTTTTTTTGTGAATAATAAAGAACTGGTAAAACCCACTTATGTCCGCTACCTGGAACGACAGATAAGAAAGCTTTTTGGTTTGAATATGGCGCCAATAAGGATGTATTTCAGGGATAAGGGGTAAAGGGAGAATCTCTTAGAGTTTATAGGAGGATGTGGGTCATGAGAGACAGTTATTTAATTAGAGTCCAGTCGGTTGTTTTCCTTTACCATTTATCCTTACCTATTAATCCATAATCCTTAATTCTAAAAAAATGGAGGTTATATGGTTCAAAAGGCCGATAAAATCTGGTTTGATGGCCAGCTAGTTCCTTGGGACGAAGCCAATGTGCATGTACTCACACATACCTTGCACTATGGCGTGGCTGTATTCGAAGGTATTCGCTGTTATAAGTGTACTGATGGTTCTTCTGCCGTTTTCCGTCTCAAAGAGCATGTGGATCGTTTTTTTGATTCGGCCAAGGCAGTGGAGATGAATATCCCGTTTACCCGGGAAGAAATTAGTGCGGCCATTCTAGAGACCTTAAAAGTGAACAGGCTGGAGCAAGGGTACATTCGTCCTTTGGCTTTCATTGGTGACGGGGCCATGGGAGTGCATCCAGGTGACAATCCTATAAGGGTGATAATTGCCACTTGGCCATGGGGAGCCTACCTGGGAGAGGAAGCTCTGCAAAAAGGCATTCGAATAAGAACCTCCAGTTTTACCAGGCACCATGTCAATGTCATGATGACCAAGGCTAAGGTAGCGGGCAATTATGTTAATTCTGTGCTGGCAAAAATGGAGGCTGTAGCTGATGGATACGACGAAGCCCTGATGCTGGATGTGGATGGATATGTCTCCGAAGCCACGGGCGAAAATATTTTTATCGTCAAAAAGAGTAAGCTAAAAACTCCGCCTCTTGGCTCTATTCTGGGTGGAATTACCAGAGACACCTTGATCACTCTGGCCAGGGACATGGGTTATGATGTTGTTGAACAAAGATTTACCCGTGATGAGCTTTATGCTGCCGATGAGGCCTTTTTCTGTGGTACGGCTGCAGAAGTGACACCTATTCGGGAAGTGGATCGCCGTGTGATAGGAGCTGGCAAGGCCGGGCCGGTGACTATGCTCTTGCAGAACGAATACTTTAAGATTGTTCATGGTGAAAATCTCAAATACGCTGGTTGGTTAACTTCTTATGAGCTTTAGATAAATGTCCAAGGTCAGTCTGACTGCTAAATACAGGCCCCAGACCTTCGCCCAGGTTGTAGGACAAGACTATATCAAGTCTATTTTGTCCCGTGCTTCCGCTGAGAGTAAAGTTGCTCCGGCATATTTGTTCAGCGGTACTAGGGGAGTTGGGAAAACTACTGTTGCGCGCATTTTTGCCAAGGCGATAAATTGTGAAGAGGGTCCGGGGCCTGAGCCATGTAATAAGTGTAGCCATTGTGTCCAGATTACAAAGGGAGTGGCAACTGATGTGCTGGAAATAGATGGCGCTTCCTATAATAGAGTTGACGACGTGCGCAAACTAAGGGAAGAAGTGCCATTTCCTCCCCTTAGCTGCCGGTATAAAGTGGTCATTATTGACGAAGCCCATATGCTTTCCAAGTCGGCCTTTAATGCCCTGCTAAAGACCCTGGAAGAGCCTCCCAAACATTGCGTATTTATCATGGCTACTACAGAGCCGGAGAAGTTCCCCATCACCATTATC contains these protein-coding regions:
- the gatB gene encoding Asp-tRNA(Asn)/Glu-tRNA(Gln) amidotransferase subunit GatB, with protein sequence MPEYESVIGLEVHAQLKTKSKIFCSCSTEFGKDPNENTCPVCMGMPGVLPVLNKRAVEYAVKMALAVNCKVNKKSIFARKNYFYPDLPKGYQISQYELPVAEHGYITIQVGGKEKKIGITRIHMEEDAGKSVHSSAENVSFVDLNRTGVPLIEIVSEPDIRSPEEAVAYLKALRSILVYLDICDGNMEEGSFRCDANVSIRPKGQKEFGTRTELKNMNSFRHVQRALEYEIERQIDLVEDGDKVVQETRLYDADKNITKPMRGKEEAHDYRYFPDPDLVPLVLKDEWIEAWQQELPELPAAKQDRFVQEYDLPVYDAEVLTAERDLADFFEQTVKIYNQPKKISNWIMGEVLRELNEAKINISQTKFRPENLAKLIKIIDDGLISGKIGKSIFSEIFNTGQDPEEYVRAKGMVQISDSSALEQVVEEVLASLPSEVERYKSGQTKLLGFFVGQVMKKTKGQANPGLVNKILREKLS
- a CDS encoding sulfide-dependent adenosine diphosphate thiazole synthase, encoding MALDERIVTEAIITKYFEKFKECLDLDVAIVGAGPSGMTAAYKLAENGHKVAIFERKLSIGGGMWGGGMTFNYIVVQEESRRILEEVGLTLEEFKPGYYTVDAVAATTTLASKACLAGAKVFNCMSVEDVVVREENGQKRVCGLVINSSPVEIAGLHVDPLVIHSKFVIEATGHDTELLQTLLRKNDLKLLTPSGKIEGEKSMWAEVAETNTVKNTREVFPGVYVCGMAANASFGSYRMGPIFGGMLLSGEKVAKEIDARLKG
- a CDS encoding branched-chain amino acid transaminase, whose product is MVQKADKIWFDGQLVPWDEANVHVLTHTLHYGVAVFEGIRCYKCTDGSSAVFRLKEHVDRFFDSAKAVEMNIPFTREEISAAILETLKVNRLEQGYIRPLAFIGDGAMGVHPGDNPIRVIIATWPWGAYLGEEALQKGIRIRTSSFTRHHVNVMMTKAKVAGNYVNSVLAKMEAVADGYDEALMLDVDGYVSEATGENIFIVKKSKLKTPPLGSILGGITRDTLITLARDMGYDVVEQRFTRDELYAADEAFFCGTAAEVTPIREVDRRVIGAGKAGPVTMLLQNEYFKIVHGENLKYAGWLTSYEL
- the der gene encoding ribosome biogenesis GTPase Der, which codes for MLPFVVIAGRPNVGKSTLFNRLIGKNKALTHDRPGVTRDRIYGEVRRGGTPFALVDTGGLILDADEGIEKEILAQAQEAIEAADLVLLVVDGREGINPLDEQLAEMLRQSNKPIHLVVNKVDGLEKEDALVPEFYELGFDLTPVSAAHGHNITGLIEEIRAKLPPIEREQEVQDKAPGLRLSLLGRPNVGKSSMINALVGENRLIVSPVAGTTRDSVDVTLEKDGKLYTFVDTAGVRKKRRIRDSLEQFSVLRALRSSKRAQVVLLVLDALEGVLAQDKKLLSFLDREKTPFIVVVNKIDLIPRSKLAQLKEYFRQELRFCSHAPIVYTSTISKAGLGSLLPLAENLWAECQKRVTTGLLNRLIKEATYRHQPPLIKGKRAKFYYMTQAGVCPPEFVFFVNNKELVKPTYVRYLERQIRKLFGLNMAPIRMYFRDKG
- the mtnA gene encoding S-methyl-5-thioribose-1-phosphate isomerase, with the translated sequence MNHIYFDPEKNALVLLDQRCLPLKEEWFLCTNLEDVIYALKEMVVRGAPAIGVTAAFGCYLLAREAAAAGDWKAKIDQGLNELSQARPTAVNLVWAVDFMRSSWEKSQINSPVELAHLWLELARKILAEDISINRKMGRFGAELLHDGDVVMTHCNAGSLATGGYGTALGVIRAAIEAGKKIEVIANETRPFLQGARLTAYELKQDGIPVKVACDNAAALLMRKGLVNKVIVGADRIARNGDVANKIGTYGVALLAKAHNIPFYVAAPMSTIDPKTPTGDDITIEKRPASEVTHINGQAVVPPGVEVFNFAFDITPNELISAIITEKGVFRPPYSFES
- a CDS encoding DUF4254 domain-containing protein, translating into MHEIISKDSLKNLLRDCWSLQLKKVTEWHQNEPGLFLDELDDQSDLRDIVLAQHLCNFKLWHVEDKARRTDVSPEVIANCKREIDGLNQQRNDLIEKMDAWLVQRIETILPKEAKTRYNTETIGSALDRMSILSLKIYHMQEQTQRQDVDKEHITRCREKLVTLWEQHEDLGQSILDLIEEYALGLKRPKVYFQFKMYNDPKLNPELYSRSKG